Below is a genomic region from Tepidiforma bonchosmolovskayae.
CGCTCTCGGCCGGGGTTGCGCACCGGCTGAACAACGACCTGACGGCCATGCTCGGGAATGCGTGGCTGATGCGGCAGGAGGGCCCGCTGACGCCGGGGCAGGAGGAGGCGGTGGCGGCGATCGAAGCCGTCGCGCGGGACGCGGCGTACCTCGTGGCCGACCTGCGCGCTGCGGCGACCGGGAGCGACGAGGCGAAGGGGCCGGTCGAGCTGGACGTCTGCCTCGGGCGGGCGCTCATCCAGTTCCCGGAGGCGGAGCGGCAGCGCGCGGCCGTGGTGCTGAGTGCGGGGGTGCCGCGGGTGCTGGGCCGGCCGCGGGCGCTGGAGACGGCGTTCCAGCATGTGCTGGCGAACGCGTTCGAAGCGACGCGGGGGCCGGTGGAGGTCCGGGTGACGCGGCTGCGGGTGCGGGACGAGTTCCGCCTTTCGACGCCGGGGCGATGGGAGCCTGCGCGCATTCCGCCGGGCGAGTACGCGGCGGTGTTCGTGGAGGACGCGGGCGAGGGGATTGCGGAGGAGCACCTCGGGCGGATTTTCGAGCCGTTCTACTCGACGCGGTTCGCCGGGCGGGGCCTCGGCCTGCCGGCCACGGCAGGGATCGTGCGGGAGCACGGCGGGTACATCGGGGTACACTCGGCGCCGGGCCGGGGGACGACGGTGGTGCTCGCGTTCCCGGTGCCGGCGGAGCGGCCGGAGGGAACGTGAGGGCGGGCCGGCTGCCATGCCGGTTGGGCCGGGGCGTGGTTCAATAGCAGCCCAGGCTGCAGGAGGCACGACCCGATGGACTTCGCACTTTCGGAAGAGCACCGGCTGATTAAAGAGACCGCCCGGCGGATTGCGCGCGAGGTGATTGCGCCGCGCGCGAAGGAGGTCGATGAGACCGGGGAGTACCCGCACGACTTCTTCGAGGCGTTCAAGAAGGCGGGGCTGCTGGGGATGGCGATCCCGGAGTCGATGGGCGGCACGGGGAACGGCATCCTGCCGCTCTGCCTGGCGATCGAAGAGGTGGCGAAGTACGAGTGCGGGGCCGGGCTGATGCTGGTCCTGAGCGGGCTCCCGACCCGGCCGATCGTGTTCGGGGGGACGCCGGAGCAGCAGCAGCGGTGGCTGCCGGCGCTCGCCGCCGGTGATGCCAAGGCGGCGTTCTGCCTGACCGAGCCGGACCACGGTTCGGATGCGGCGAACCTCGAGACGCGGGCGGTCCGCGACGGGGACCATTACATCCTGAACGGGAACAAGGTGTACATCTCGGGCGGGACGGTGGCGGACTACCTGACGGTGTTTGCGCGGACGGGCGGCCCGGGCGCGAAGGGGATCAGCGCCTTCGTGGTGGACGCGCATGCGCCGGGGGTGCGGATCGACCGGACGGACGACAAGATGGGCGTGCGGAGCGTGCCGACGGCGCATTTCAGCTTCCAGGACGTGCGGGTGCCGGCCGAGAACCTGCTTGGGGGCGTCGAGGGGCAGGGGTTCAACGTGGCGATGCTGACGCTGAACTCGATGCGGCCGACGGTGGGCGCGCGCGGGGTCGGCCTGGCCGAGGGTGCGGCGGCCTATGCGCTGGAGTGGGCGCGGGAGCGGAAGGCGTTCGGGAGCTCGGTGATCGACTTCGAGGCGATCCAGTTCATGTTTGCGGACATGGCGATCCGGATCGAGGCGGCGCGGAACCTGGTGTATAAGGCGGCGTGGCTGGTGGACCAGGGGAAGTACACGCGGGAGTACGCGCACCATCTGTCGATTGCGAAGGCGTACGCGACGGAGGTGGCGAACCGGGTGGCGTTCGATGCGCTGCAGGTGCTCGGGGCGCAGGGGTACATGAAGGACCACCCGCTGGAGCGGCACTACCGGGATGCGCGCCAACTGATGATTGTCGAGGGGACGAGCCAGATTCAGCGGGTGGTGATCAGCCGGGCGCTGATCGACCGGAACCTGGTGTACGGCTGACGGGGGGCGGGCATTGCAGCGGGCATGCGCCCGGCTATGATTCGGGCCATGCCATACGCACCGACGAACGGGATTCAGCTGTACTACGAAACGCACGGGGAGCCGGGCGGACGCCCGATGCTTCTCGTCATGGGGCTGGGCGCGCAGATGACGCTCTGGGAGCCGGACTTCTGCGAGATGCTGGCTCGCGAGGGGTTCTATGTCATCCGGTTCGATAACCGGGACGTGGGGCTCTCGACGAAGATCGAGGGCGGGCCTCAGCCAGACCTGGCGAAGGCGCTGGCGGGCGACCATTCGACGGCCTCGTACACGCTGTGGGATATGGCGGACGACGCAGTCGGCCTCCTGGACCACCTGGGCATCGAGCGTGCACACATCGCGGGGGCCTCGATGGGGGGCATGATCGTCCAGTGCATCGCGATTCGGCACCCCGAACGCGTGCGCTCGATGACATCAATTATGTCGACGACCGGCAACCCGAACGTGGGGCAACCGCAGCCCGAAGCGATGGCGGCGCTGCTCGCCCCTCCTCCGGAGCGCCGAGAGGAAGCAATCGAACAGGGGCTGCGGACGTGGACCACGATCGGCTCGCCCGCCTACCCGGCGGACCCGGCGGAGCTGCGGGCGAGGATTGCGGCTGATTACGACCGGTGCTTCTATCCAGAAGGCACAGCCCGGCAGCTGGTGGCGATCCTTGCGACGGGCGACCGGACGGAGGGGCTCGCCCGGGTGCGGGTGCCGACGCTTGTCATCCATGGGGAGGCGGACCCGCTGGTGACGCTCACCGGGGGACAGGCAACCGCGGAGGCGATCCCGGGCGCGCGGCTGCTCACCTTCCCGGGGATGGGGCACGACCTGCCGCGGGCGCTCTGGCCGGAGTTTGTCCGGGCGATAGCCGAGCTGGCGCGGGAGGCCGATGGGGGCTGAGCGGCCGGTGCCGTTCGGGCGGCGGGTCGCGGTTTACGGGCCTGCGGGCAGCGGGAAATCGACGCTGGCGCGGGCGCTTAGGGAGCGGCTGGGGCTGCCGGTCGTGGAACTCGACGCCGTCTACCATGCGCGGCCAAACTGGCAGGACCTCTCGCGAGAGGAGTTCCGGGCGGCGGTCACCCGTATCCTTGCGGAGCACCCTGATGGTTGGGTGATCGAAGGGAACTACGCGGTGGTCCGCGACCTGGTGCTGCCGCTGGCGGAGGCGGTCGTGTGGCTGGACCTGCCGTTCGGGGTGGTCTACCGGCGGCTGGCGATGCGGACCATCGGGAGGGCGCTGGCCGGGGCGGAGCTGTGGAACGGCAACCGGGAGACGCCCCGGCAGACGTTCTTCTCGCGGAACTCGATGCTGCTGTGGGGGCTGACGGCCTTCCGGCGGACGGGCCGGGGCGTAGAGGAATCGCTGCGCACGCTGCGGCGGCCGGGGGTGCCGGTGTACCGGCTGCGGACGCCGGGGCAGGCGGCCTACCTGCTGCGGAATGCCCGGCCTGCGGGCGGGGCGCACGGGCCGGCGCCGACCGGGTAGGATGTCGGCACCACGGAGAAGGAGGCGCCTGGTGGAACGGATTCGCGACGGAGACCTGGAGATAGTCATCGGCGGGCCGACGGGCTACGGGAACAACGTGTACGTGGTGGTCGACCGGGCGACGGGCGAGGCGGCGTTCATCGATGCGCCGGGCGACCCGGAGGCGAACATGGCCGCGGCGGAGGCGGCCGGGGTGCGGCCGACGCGCATCTTCCTGACGCACGGGCACTTCGACCACACGCCGGCGATCGATGCGCTGAAAGCGGCGTACGGCGCGAAGCTGTACGCGGACCCGGCCGAGCCGGGGCTCAAGGACGGGCAGCTCGATGTGCCGGTGCGGCACGGCGAGGAGATCGCGGTCGGGAACCTGCGGTTCCGGGTGCTGAGCGTGCCGGGGCACACGCCGGCGAGCACGGCGTATCTCTGCGGGAAGAGCGTCTTCGTGGGCGACACGCTCTTCCCGGGCGGGCCGGGGCGTTCGAAGGACAATGCGGCGCTGCAGGAGGAGATCGCGTCGATCGTGCGGGAGCTGTACGCGCTGCCGGACGACACGGTGGTGTACCCCGGGCACGGACCGACCACGACGATCGGGGCGAGCAAGGCGGAGTACGCGGTCTTCGCCAGCCGGGAGCACGCACCGGACCTGTGCGGGGATGTGACGTGGCTGAACTCGTAGGGCCGCCGGATGGCTGGTGGGCCGGGCGGATCGGCGAGCCGCGGACGGTGGTGCTGAGCACGACGGGGCCGGGCGGGCGACCGCATGCGGCGGCGGTCTGGTACCTGTGGCGCGACGGCGAGGTGCAGATTGTGACGGGGCGCGGTTCGCAGAAGCACCGGAACATTGAGCGGACGGGGCAGGCGGCAGTGACGTGGCTCGACGACTGGCGGTACCTGACGGCCGCAGGACCGGTGACGGCGGAGCCGCTGACGCGGGAGGACCGGTACACGCTCTGGGCGCACTACCGCGGGCCGGAGGTCGCTGCGAAAGAGACGGCAAGCGATGCCCACGAGGAGATGGTGCTGCTGCGGCTGCGCCCGGCGCGCTGGTGGGGCCAGTGGTGATGGCGGCTTCTCCATTTCCGGGGTTGGCCGTACCCTAGCGAGCCATGGGCAAGCTCGATGGCAAGACAGCGCTAATTTTCGGCGTCGCGAACGACCGTTCGATTGCGTGGGGGATTGCGCAGGCGTTCCACCGGGAGGGGGCGAAGCTGGCGTTTTCGTACGCGGCGGAGAACCTCGAGCGGCGGGTTCGGCCGCTCGCGGAGAGCGTCGGGGCTGACTTCATCGAGCTGTGCGATGTGACGAAGGACGAGGACATCGAGCGGGTATTCGCAGCAGCGAAGGAGCGGCTGGGGACGATCGATGTGCTGGTGCACGCGATTGCCTATGCCAACCGGGAGGACCTCGCCGGGCGGTTCGTCGACACCTCGCGGGAAGGATTTTTGCTGGCACACAACGTCTCGGTGTACTCGCTGGTGGCGCTGGCGCGGGCTGCGCGGCCGCTGATGCCGAACGGGGGGAGCATCATCACGCTGACGTACTACGGGTCGCAGAAGGTGGCGCCCAAGTACAACGTGATGGGGGTGGCGAAGGCGGCGCTGGAGGCGACGGTGCGGTACCTGGCGTGGGACCTCGGGCCGGAGAACATCCGGGTGAACGCTATCAGCGCGGGGCCGATCCGGACGCTGGCTGCGAGCGGGATTTCGGGGTTCCGGGACTATCTGAAGGCGTTCGCGGATATTGCGCCGCTGCACCGGAACGTGACGATCGAGCAGGTCGGCGAGGCGGCGGTGTTCCTCGGGAGCGAGATGTCGAGCGGGACGACGGGGGACATCCTGTACGTGGACAGCGGCTACAACATCATGGGGCTCGTGGCGGAGACGCGGGAGTAGCGCGGTGGAGGCCGCCGGGTTCCGGGTGGTGCCGTACGCGCGGGAGCGGCACGGCGACGGCCCGTGGCGGGTGGTGGCGCGGGTGTTCGAGGAGTACGGGTTCCCGTTTGCGGAGGCGGACTACGACGCGGATGTGCTCTGGCCGGAGCGGCACTACCGGGAGGGGTGGTTCCTTGTGGCGGAGGCGGCGGACGGGGAGGTGGTCGGGTGCGTGGGGCTCTCGGACGAGGGCGACGGGGAGTTCGAGCTGCACCGGCTGTACGTGCTGCCGGAGGCGCGGGGGAAGGGGCTGGGCGAGCGGCTGACGCGAGAGGTGATTGGGCTGGCGCGGGCGGCAGGCGCGCGGCGGCTGGTGCTGTTCAGCGATGTGGCGTTCGAGCATGCGCACCGGCTGTACGAGCGGTGCGGGTTCCGGCGGAACCGGTTCCGGTATGCGCCGGACCCGTGGCGGAGCAGGGAATGGGGATTCGTGCTGGAGTTCGAGGAGGAACGGTAATGGCCCGGATGCGGTGTTTGTGGTGTATTGAGCCGCCGTACCAGGAGGTGGCGGTGCTGAAGTGGCGCGGCGAGGAGCGTGAGCGGCTGACGGTGCACCTGTGCCGGAAGCACCTGGCGCGGCTGAAGGAGGCCGGCCCGGCCGGCCGGGAGCACAAGGGGTGGTGGTACAAGGAGGGGTGGTGGTAGCCGGGGGCTGGCCGCCGAAAACGGTGTCAGTCCGGGCCTCTTGTGGATACCGGGCTGCAGGAGCACCATGCGGGCACCGCGGCTGAGCCCGCGGATGCCTGGAGGGAGAGCCAGTGAAACGGATTCGCATGCTCATGGTCGGGCTGGCGCTGGTTGCCGCCGTGGCGGGGTTCGCGGCCGCATCGGCCATCAAGTACGGCGAGCCGGATAACGGCCGGCACCCATACGTGGGGCTGATGGTCGCACAGGATGCGAACGGCAAGCCGCTGTGGCGCTGCTCGGGGACGTTGATTTCGCCGACGGTGTTCCTGACGGCTGGCCATTGCACAGAGCAGCCGGCCGCCCACGTGGAAATCTGGTTTGACGACGACGTCGACGCCGGATATCCGTTGAACGGTTACCCCTATACGGGGCAGGCGAGCGGGACGCCGTACACGCACCCCCAGTACGACCCGGCGGCCTTCTACCTGCACGACCTTGGCGTCGTCGTGCTGGATTCGCCGGTCGTAATGAGCGAGTACGGGCTGCTGCCGACGCTGAACCAGCTCGATGCCCTGGCCCGGGTGCGGCGGAACACGGGGGTCACCTTTACGGCGGTCGGCTACGGGCTGCAGCGGGCGTTCCCGGGGCCGGTTCCGGAGACGGCGATGCGGGTGCGGATGGTGGCCTACCCGGAGCTCGTGCAGATTAACGGCGGAATCGCCGGGACGGAATCGCTCGTGCTCTCGAACAACGCGAATACCGGCGGGACGTGCTTCGGGGATTCTGGAGGGCCCAACTTCCTCGGGAACACGCGGGTCATCGCCGGGGTGACATCGTTCGGGCTGAACGGCACGTGCAGCGGCACGGGCGGGGTTTACCGGGTGGACCGGGCCGATGACCTGGCCTGGCTGGCGA
It encodes:
- a CDS encoding enoyl-ACP reductase FabI, producing MGKLDGKTALIFGVANDRSIAWGIAQAFHREGAKLAFSYAAENLERRVRPLAESVGADFIELCDVTKDEDIERVFAAAKERLGTIDVLVHAIAYANREDLAGRFVDTSREGFLLAHNVSVYSLVALARAARPLMPNGGSIITLTYYGSQKVAPKYNVMGVAKAALEATVRYLAWDLGPENIRVNAISAGPIRTLAASGISGFRDYLKAFADIAPLHRNVTIEQVGEAAVFLGSEMSSGTTGDILYVDSGYNIMGLVAETRE
- a CDS encoding TIGR03618 family F420-dependent PPOX class oxidoreductase — translated: MAELVGPPDGWWAGRIGEPRTVVLSTTGPGGRPHAAAVWYLWRDGEVQIVTGRGSQKHRNIERTGQAAVTWLDDWRYLTAAGPVTAEPLTREDRYTLWAHYRGPEVAAKETASDAHEEMVLLRLRPARWWGQW
- a CDS encoding AAA family ATPase — its product is MGAERPVPFGRRVAVYGPAGSGKSTLARALRERLGLPVVELDAVYHARPNWQDLSREEFRAAVTRILAEHPDGWVIEGNYAVVRDLVLPLAEAVVWLDLPFGVVYRRLAMRTIGRALAGAELWNGNRETPRQTFFSRNSMLLWGLTAFRRTGRGVEESLRTLRRPGVPVYRLRTPGQAAYLLRNARPAGGAHGPAPTG
- a CDS encoding GNAT family N-acetyltransferase, which codes for MEAAGFRVVPYARERHGDGPWRVVARVFEEYGFPFAEADYDADVLWPERHYREGWFLVAEAADGEVVGCVGLSDEGDGEFELHRLYVLPEARGKGLGERLTREVIGLARAAGARRLVLFSDVAFEHAHRLYERCGFRRNRFRYAPDPWRSREWGFVLEFEEER
- a CDS encoding MBL fold metallo-hydrolase, whose protein sequence is MERIRDGDLEIVIGGPTGYGNNVYVVVDRATGEAAFIDAPGDPEANMAAAEAAGVRPTRIFLTHGHFDHTPAIDALKAAYGAKLYADPAEPGLKDGQLDVPVRHGEEIAVGNLRFRVLSVPGHTPASTAYLCGKSVFVGDTLFPGGPGRSKDNAALQEEIASIVRELYALPDDTVVYPGHGPTTTIGASKAEYAVFASREHAPDLCGDVTWLNS
- a CDS encoding alpha/beta fold hydrolase, whose product is MPYAPTNGIQLYYETHGEPGGRPMLLVMGLGAQMTLWEPDFCEMLAREGFYVIRFDNRDVGLSTKIEGGPQPDLAKALAGDHSTASYTLWDMADDAVGLLDHLGIERAHIAGASMGGMIVQCIAIRHPERVRSMTSIMSTTGNPNVGQPQPEAMAALLAPPPERREEAIEQGLRTWTTIGSPAYPADPAELRARIAADYDRCFYPEGTARQLVAILATGDRTEGLARVRVPTLVIHGEADPLVTLTGGQATAEAIPGARLLTFPGMGHDLPRALWPEFVRAIAELAREADGG
- a CDS encoding S1 family peptidase, which encodes MKRIRMLMVGLALVAAVAGFAAASAIKYGEPDNGRHPYVGLMVAQDANGKPLWRCSGTLISPTVFLTAGHCTEQPAAHVEIWFDDDVDAGYPLNGYPYTGQASGTPYTHPQYDPAAFYLHDLGVVVLDSPVVMSEYGLLPTLNQLDALARVRRNTGVTFTAVGYGLQRAFPGPVPETAMRVRMVAYPELVQINGGIAGTESLVLSNNANTGGTCFGDSGGPNFLGNTRVIAGVTSFGLNGTCSGTGGVYRVDRADDLAWLATFLSN
- a CDS encoding acyl-CoA dehydrogenase family protein; protein product: MDFALSEEHRLIKETARRIAREVIAPRAKEVDETGEYPHDFFEAFKKAGLLGMAIPESMGGTGNGILPLCLAIEEVAKYECGAGLMLVLSGLPTRPIVFGGTPEQQQRWLPALAAGDAKAAFCLTEPDHGSDAANLETRAVRDGDHYILNGNKVYISGGTVADYLTVFARTGGPGAKGISAFVVDAHAPGVRIDRTDDKMGVRSVPTAHFSFQDVRVPAENLLGGVEGQGFNVAMLTLNSMRPTVGARGVGLAEGAAAYALEWARERKAFGSSVIDFEAIQFMFADMAIRIEAARNLVYKAAWLVDQGKYTREYAHHLSIAKAYATEVANRVAFDALQVLGAQGYMKDHPLERHYRDARQLMIVEGTSQIQRVVISRALIDRNLVYG